A genomic window from Glycine soja cultivar W05 chromosome 10, ASM419377v2, whole genome shotgun sequence includes:
- the LOC114370000 gene encoding signal peptidase complex subunit 3B-like isoform X1 has protein sequence MHSYGYRVNALLTFAITILAVMSAMASLSDNLNSPTPFVHAQVTNINWFQKQPNGDDEVSMTMNISANLQSLFTWNTKQVFVFLAAEYETPKKPLNQISLWDGIIPSKDHAKFWIHTSNKYRFIDQGSNLRGKEFNLTMHWHVMPKTGKMFADKIVMPGYKLPEEYR, from the exons ATGCATTCGTACGGTTACAGAGTCAATGCTTTGTTAACCTTCGCCATAACCATTCTGGCCGTTATGTCCGCCATGGCTTCTCTCTCCGATAACCTCAATTCCCCCACTCCCTTTGTGCATGCTcag GTCACCAACATTAACTGGTTTCAGAAACAGCCCAACGGCGACGACGAG GTCAGCATGACGATGAATATATCAGCAAATTTGCAGTCTCTTTTCACATGGAACACAAAACAG gtttttgtatttttagctGCTGAGTATGAAACCCCTAAGAAACCCTTGAATCAG ATATCGCTGTGGGATGGTATAATTCCTTCAAAAGATCATGCTAAGTTTTGGATTCATACATCCAATAAGTACCGCTTCATTGATCAG GGAAGCAATTTGCGCGgtaaagaatttaatttgaCAATGCACTGGCATGTTATGCCCAAGACTGGCAAAATGTTCGCTGACAAAATAGTTATGCCAGGATATAAATTGCCAGAGGAATACAGATGA
- the LOC114370000 gene encoding signal peptidase complex subunit 3B-like isoform X2: protein MHSYGYRVNALLTFAITILAVMSAMASLSDNLNSPTPFVHAQVTNINWFQKQPNGDDEVSMTMNISANLQSLFTWNTKQVFVFLAAEYETPKKPLNQISLWDGIIPSKDHAKFWIHTSNKYRFIDQQFAR, encoded by the exons ATGCATTCGTACGGTTACAGAGTCAATGCTTTGTTAACCTTCGCCATAACCATTCTGGCCGTTATGTCCGCCATGGCTTCTCTCTCCGATAACCTCAATTCCCCCACTCCCTTTGTGCATGCTcag GTCACCAACATTAACTGGTTTCAGAAACAGCCCAACGGCGACGACGAG GTCAGCATGACGATGAATATATCAGCAAATTTGCAGTCTCTTTTCACATGGAACACAAAACAG gtttttgtatttttagctGCTGAGTATGAAACCCCTAAGAAACCCTTGAATCAG ATATCGCTGTGGGATGGTATAATTCCTTCAAAAGATCATGCTAAGTTTTGGATTCATACATCCAATAAGTACCGCTTCATTGATCAG CAATTTGCGCGgtaa
- the LOC114372050 gene encoding heavy metal-associated isoprenylated plant protein 34, whose amino-acid sequence MSKQDTMKIQNYLLKVNIHCDGCEEKVKKILQKIDGVYSVNIDAERGKVMVSGHVDPAKLLKKLKRSGKHAELWGGQRGMMYNQNYPTYPQFKNMHIDNTKGGSKDNKSQNHKGGAQKGGGGGGGGGGGQLAHFPNANGGSKVPPKNQKSVNFNLSEDELDESDFDEFDDDYDEFEDDLEEEEEEEEYGNGYGHGGHGHGHGHGHGQQGQGHPMQHNKMMAMMGQVGNGRGPHGMNGPAMNGHKGNGGVNYGGVKKGEVIDLPIQIKGKGGNFNEGKNGKKGNGDGGQKNKGGKQKGGGDNNHHNNGNKKKNSKDKNGGGGFLVRFLGLGKKKKAGGGGGSADTATNKNKNNKGKKDGGGGGGGGGKFDKIDFDFQDFDIPPTKGKNGKGGNNGKNNNDKGHGSNNGNVGHHMGPMGQMGPMVQRGPMNQMGPMDHMRNMNINMPAVQGLPAATASAAMNGGYYQGMQMQMQQPNPYNMQQQQQQQQLMAMMMNQQQQQQQQANMNMYPPHMMYGRPHPHQHQHPSMNYFPPPPMPSHPMADPITHVFSDENTESCSIM is encoded by the exons ATGAGTAAACAAGACACGATGAAAATTCAG AATTACCTTCTCAAGGTCAATATCCACTGCGATGGCTGTgaagagaaagtaaagaaaatccTGCAGAAAATTGATG GGGTGTATTCTGTGAACATAGATGCGGAGCGAGGGAAGGTGATGGTGTCAGGGCATGTAGATCCAGCTAAACTGCTAAAAAAGCTAAAGAGGTCAGGGAAGCATGCCGAACTTTGGGGTGGCCAGAGAGGCATGATGTACAACCAAAACTACCCCACCTACCCTCAGTTCAAGAACATGCACATAGATAACACCAAAGGGGGCAGCAAGGACAACAAGTCTCAGAATCACAAAGGTGGTGCTCAGaaaggaggtggtggtggtggtggtggtggtggtggtcaaCTAGCACACTTCCCAAATGCTAATGGAGGGTCAAAAGTACCCCCCAAGAATCAGAAATCTGTCAACTTCAACTTATCAGAGGATGAACTTGATGAGAGTGATTTTGATGAATTTGATGATGACTATGATGAGTTTGAAGATGATTTggaagaagaggaggaagaggaagagtaTGGTAATGGTTATGGACATGGTGGTCATGGTCATGGTCATGGTCATGGCCATGGGCAGCAGGGGCAGGGGCATCCTATGCAACATAACAAGATGATGGCTATGATGGGCCAGGTGGGGAATGGGCGTGGGCCACATGGGATGAATGGGCCTGCTATGAACGGCCATAAAGGGAATGGGGGTGTCAATTATGGGGGTGTCAAGAAGGGTGAGGTCATTGATCTGCCTATACAAATAAAGGGCAAAGGTGGAAACTTCAACGAGggtaaaaatggaaaaaagggCAATGGAGATGGTGGTCAAAAGAACAAAGGTGGAAAGCAAAAGGGTGGGGGAGATAATAATCATCATAACAATGGTAACAAGAAAAAGAACTCCAAAGACAAAAACGGTGGTGGAGGCTTCCTAGTTCGGTTCCTAggcttaggaaaaaaaaagaaggcagGAGGAGGTGGAGGTTCAGCCGACACAGCaacaaacaagaataaaaacaacaaaggaaagaaagatggaggaggaggaggaggaggaggaggtaaATTCGACAAAATTGACTTCGACTTCCAAGATTTTGATATCCCTCCTACCAAAGGTAAAAATGGCAAGGGTGGGAATAATGGTAAAAACAATAATGACAAGGGTCATGGTAGCAATAATGGCAATGTGGGCCACCACATGGGCCCCATGGGTCAGATGGGCCCAATGGTTCAGAGAGGTCCAATGAATCAGATGGGCCCAATGGACCATATGAGGAATATGAACATCAATATGCCGGCGGTGCAAGGATTACCGGCAGCCACGGCCTCAGCAGCGATGAACGGTGGTTACTACCAAGGGATGCAGATGCAGATGCAACAACCTAACCCTTACAACatgcagcagcagcaacaacaacagcaactaATGGCCATGATGATgaaccaacaacaacagcaacaacagcaaGCAAACATGAACATGTACCCACCACACATGATGTATGGAAGGCCACACCCACACCAACACCAACATCCATCTATGAACTACTTTCCACCCCCACCAATGCCCTCACACCCCATGGCGGATCCTATCACACACGTTTTCAGTGATGAGAACACTGAGAGCTGCAGTATcatgtaa